The following proteins come from a genomic window of Desmospora profundinema:
- a CDS encoding vWA domain-containing protein, whose translation MYLSRILIMFVCVVLLVGCVPFLDSKADISQKNGGGEEEAQQKAIKEIEPHKNFAGTEALEIIQQGPGEFGGDNYDEAKVKKAIEAFPKDRSDEEYFHRLLALIAEDYRPYKQFFEDYDTSIMGPSKGPDSEVQLPGEQEINVLILLDASGSMAAKVPGGVKMDLAQQAIRSFVSELPEDANVALQVYGHKGSNSQKDKKISCSSAEEIHPLASYGSDFDKALGSVKPVGWTPLAAAIEKAEKQLSGQTDAQNLIYIVSDGVETCDGDPVAAAKKLNQSDIQAAVNLIGFDVNNAGQQALREIAVAGGGSFTAVQTGDELAESMEKERNRLIQQWDRWAHRNAVDLLIEGGKMRKEVGDNERAMKEKITDENERIEEWIPYISDITGSEEDTLIRLAKDRRLTMWVYAQETSLHVIGQILDNESDARDGVYERKDEVQDSLSND comes from the coding sequence TTGTACTTATCTCGCATTTTGATCATGTTTGTTTGTGTGGTACTTCTAGTTGGCTGTGTACCGTTTCTAGACTCTAAAGCGGATATCTCACAAAAGAATGGCGGCGGAGAGGAGGAAGCCCAGCAGAAAGCAATCAAAGAGATAGAACCTCATAAGAATTTTGCCGGAACTGAAGCACTGGAAATCATCCAGCAGGGACCAGGGGAATTTGGTGGCGACAACTATGACGAAGCGAAGGTAAAAAAAGCGATTGAGGCCTTTCCCAAAGACCGATCCGATGAGGAATATTTCCACCGACTGTTGGCTCTTATTGCGGAAGATTACCGACCGTATAAACAATTCTTTGAAGACTACGATACCAGCATCATGGGGCCTTCAAAGGGACCAGACAGTGAGGTTCAGCTACCTGGAGAACAAGAGATTAATGTGTTGATCTTGTTGGATGCCAGTGGGAGTATGGCGGCTAAGGTCCCTGGCGGCGTTAAGATGGATCTGGCACAGCAGGCAATTCGTTCTTTTGTATCTGAGCTTCCAGAAGACGCAAATGTCGCCTTGCAGGTCTATGGTCATAAGGGCAGTAACAGCCAAAAAGATAAAAAGATTTCCTGCTCCAGTGCTGAGGAGATTCATCCATTAGCTTCTTACGGCTCTGACTTTGATAAGGCTTTGGGCAGCGTGAAACCCGTGGGGTGGACTCCCTTGGCTGCCGCCATTGAAAAAGCCGAAAAGCAGTTATCAGGACAAACTGATGCACAAAATCTTATATACATTGTCAGTGATGGAGTGGAAACCTGCGATGGAGACCCGGTTGCCGCAGCGAAAAAGCTAAACCAGTCAGACATTCAAGCAGCTGTGAACCTAATCGGTTTTGATGTTAACAATGCTGGCCAACAAGCATTACGCGAAATCGCCGTTGCTGGCGGGGGATCGTTTACCGCAGTCCAAACCGGTGATGAACTAGCTGAATCCATGGAGAAAGAACGTAACCGTTTAATACAACAATGGGATCGTTGGGCACATCGTAATGCAGTTGACCTTTTAATTGAAGGGGGAAAGATGCGAAAGGAAGTAGGAGATAATGAGAGGGCTATGAAGGAGAAAATTACGGATGAAAATGAGCGAATCGAGGAGTGGATCCCTTATATTAGTGATATCACTGGCTCCGAAGAAGATACTTTAATTCGTCTTGCGAAGGATCGACGGTTAACAATGTGGGTATATGCGCAAGAAACCAGCTTACATGTTATCGGTCAAATTCTAGATAATGAATCGGACGCCCGAGATGGGGTATACGAACGAAAAGACGAAGTACAAGACTCCTTATCCAATGACTAA
- a CDS encoding putative thiazole-containing bacteriocin maturation protein, translated as MTNLMPSMCLKVKKDTFFLPDSNGGVYVRNNAVSFRMKGRTIHQWIEKLIPLFNGEHTLEELTDGLPDPYRDRIYEIAEALYQNGFVRDISQDRPHQLLDEVCKTYASQIEFLDSFGGSGAYRFQCYRRSKVLAVGSGPFFMSLVAALLESGLPKLHMLATDGMETHRQRLEELEAHARQTDPEVALEEFTLQKKGGSWRAAVQPYDVILYVSQEGDVEEFRVIHAVCREEKKVFIPAMCLQQAGMAGPLVHPDSGGCWESAWRRIHGSALWKDPQLHAFSSTAGAVLANVIVFEWFKKATGVIMEANDRFFLLDLETMEGDWHSFIPHPLVAGYSKAEEIHDLDALLEGDLVRRESDGLFSVFSLLTSAKSGVFHLWEEGDLKQLPLAQCRVQAADPLSEGPAELLPDMVCTGLTHEEARREAGLAGIEAYVFQMVGFLVEGLTEPQEWIGVGAGETVAEGIWRGLQKCLLKQLEKRLADQKPLVFRVQLSTVEDERCRFYLQALTTITGDPMIGLGEEVSGFPVVWVGTGDRWYGTAGLNVTMALRKALQQALSKVQDPAVQYSAQAVECTTVLLEEKRPQSLVIPAGGESTQQEVLQTALQVLKRNQKRMMVFDLAQEPFLKEKLAGVFGVLLRGEESR; from the coding sequence ATGACAAATTTGATGCCCTCGATGTGTCTGAAAGTGAAAAAGGACACCTTTTTTTTGCCTGATTCCAACGGTGGTGTGTATGTTCGGAACAACGCTGTCTCATTCCGTATGAAAGGCCGGACGATCCATCAGTGGATTGAAAAACTGATCCCGCTGTTCAACGGAGAACACACATTGGAGGAATTGACCGACGGATTGCCGGATCCGTATCGGGATCGGATATATGAAATCGCAGAAGCTTTATACCAAAACGGTTTTGTTCGGGATATCAGCCAAGACCGTCCGCATCAATTGCTGGATGAGGTTTGTAAAACGTATGCTTCCCAAATTGAATTTTTGGATAGTTTCGGCGGCTCGGGCGCCTACCGTTTTCAGTGCTATCGTCGGAGCAAGGTGTTGGCGGTCGGTTCCGGACCGTTTTTTATGTCGTTGGTTGCGGCGTTGTTGGAATCCGGATTGCCCAAGCTCCACATGCTGGCCACGGACGGAATGGAGACCCATCGGCAGCGGTTAGAGGAATTGGAAGCACATGCCCGTCAAACGGACCCCGAGGTGGCGCTGGAGGAGTTCACCCTGCAAAAAAAAGGAGGGTCTTGGCGGGCGGCTGTCCAGCCGTATGATGTGATTTTGTATGTGTCCCAGGAGGGCGATGTGGAGGAGTTTCGTGTTATCCATGCGGTTTGCCGGGAGGAAAAAAAGGTTTTCATCCCCGCCATGTGTCTGCAGCAGGCGGGGATGGCGGGTCCCCTGGTGCATCCGGATTCCGGGGGGTGTTGGGAGTCTGCCTGGCGCCGCATACACGGGTCCGCTCTTTGGAAAGATCCGCAGTTACACGCTTTCTCTTCCACTGCGGGAGCGGTATTGGCTAATGTGATCGTGTTTGAATGGTTCAAAAAGGCGACGGGTGTGATCATGGAAGCAAATGATCGCTTTTTTTTGCTTGATTTAGAGACGATGGAAGGAGACTGGCATTCTTTTATCCCACACCCGCTGGTGGCTGGGTATTCAAAAGCGGAAGAGATTCACGATCTCGATGCTCTTCTGGAAGGTGATTTAGTCCGAAGAGAGTCGGACGGATTGTTTTCGGTCTTCAGTCTGTTGACATCAGCGAAATCAGGGGTTTTCCATCTTTGGGAGGAGGGGGATTTAAAGCAGCTGCCATTGGCTCAGTGCCGCGTTCAGGCAGCCGACCCGCTGTCGGAGGGACCAGCGGAATTATTGCCTGACATGGTTTGTACCGGTTTGACGCATGAGGAGGCACGGCGGGAAGCGGGTTTAGCCGGGATTGAAGCGTATGTATTCCAAATGGTGGGATTCCTTGTCGAGGGGTTGACAGAACCACAGGAATGGATCGGCGTCGGAGCGGGGGAAACGGTTGCGGAAGGCATTTGGCGCGGGTTGCAAAAGTGTTTGCTGAAGCAACTGGAAAAGAGGCTGGCGGATCAAAAGCCTCTCGTCTTCCGGGTGCAGTTGAGCACGGTGGAGGATGAACGTTGCCGGTTTTATTTGCAGGCATTAACCACGATAACAGGCGATCCGATGATCGGATTGGGGGAGGAAGTGTCCGGCTTCCCTGTGGTATGGGTCGGCACGGGGGACCGCTGGTACGGCACTGCAGGCTTGAATGTGACCATGGCGTTACGGAAGGCCTTGCAACAGGCGCTCTCAAAGGTGCAAGACCCAGCGGTGCAGTATTCAGCGCAAGCGGTGGAGTGTACGACGGTTCTTCTGGAAGAAAAGCGACCGCAAAGCCTGGTCATTCCTGCGGGTGGTGAATCGACACAACAGGAGGTTTTGCAAACCGCCTTGCAGGTCTTAAAACGGAATCAGAAGCGGATGATGGTCTTTGACTTGGCACAGGAACCCTTTTTAAAAGAGAAGCTGGCGGGAGTGTTTGGCGTGTTGCTACGAGGGGAGGAATCCCGGTGA
- a CDS encoding imm11 family protein, with translation MKVWKFESKLDAGFESIHTVNFDEFHGKYFDIFNQPIPIADGWENLEVYTLTEGYKSDFPHFWGESFVPVFSEKALNVVHDLIENQVEILPLSHPEHKYFVIHVLNVIDAIDFDKSLPKRILKSGRKSGFKKYSFVPEKIIGQQMFKVYYDDGRVHSQFFVSDGFKDRVTSSSLVGYEFIEVWDSEKADS, from the coding sequence ATGAAAGTATGGAAATTTGAAAGTAAACTAGATGCCGGATTTGAAAGTATTCACACTGTAAACTTTGATGAATTTCATGGTAAATATTTTGATATATTTAATCAACCGATTCCAATAGCGGATGGTTGGGAAAATTTAGAAGTATACACTCTGACTGAAGGGTATAAAAGCGATTTTCCTCATTTTTGGGGAGAGTCTTTTGTTCCAGTTTTCTCCGAAAAGGCGTTAAATGTTGTGCATGACTTAATAGAAAATCAAGTTGAGATATTACCTTTAAGTCATCCCGAACATAAATACTTTGTAATCCATGTGTTAAATGTAATTGATGCAATTGACTTTGATAAGTCATTACCTAAAAGAATACTAAAATCAGGGCGTAAATCAGGGTTTAAAAAGTATTCTTTTGTACCTGAGAAAATTATTGGTCAGCAAATGTTTAAAGTCTATTACGACGATGGTAGGGTTCATAGTCAGTTTTTTGTTTCAGACGGGTTTAAAGATAGGGTAACCTCAAGTTCGTTGGTTGGATACGAATTTATAGAGGTGTGGGATTCCGAGAAAGCCGATTCATGA
- a CDS encoding AHH domain-containing protein, protein MLRDELKAAGVEPPPYPNAAHHIVPWNDPRADQAQRILREYGIETESAVNGVFLPYEKGSKYVGDEALHRGNHAESYMKEINRRLIEVKRDDGTREDIVNELHQIRKELLDGSLQLN, encoded by the coding sequence ATATTACGTGATGAACTAAAAGCTGCTGGGGTTGAGCCCCCACCTTATCCTAATGCGGCTCACCATATTGTTCCGTGGAATGATCCAAGAGCAGATCAGGCTCAAAGGATTTTAAGAGAATATGGGATAGAAACTGAATCGGCGGTAAATGGTGTGTTTTTGCCATATGAGAAGGGAAGTAAATATGTAGGAGATGAGGCGTTGCACAGAGGGAATCATGCGGAGAGTTATATGAAGGAAATTAACAGGAGATTAATTGAAGTAAAACGAGACGATGGTACACGTGAGGATATAGTTAATGAACTACATCAAATCAGAAAGGAACTTCTAGACGGTTCTTTGCAACTCAACTAA
- a CDS encoding SMI1/KNR4 family protein, whose translation MKWYESEVPANEQTIEEIQQRLGVRFPIDYKRVAKTSHGEPPTPNTIDFGMYKEKVVGCLLSFDNSSPINFLHVYGSLKKHLPLKVIPFAKDPFGNMYCFDYRDSEEPTIVYWNHESGSITHVCDTFSKMESMLYELDWDDDDDE comes from the coding sequence GTGAAGTGGTATGAGAGTGAAGTGCCTGCTAATGAACAGACCATTGAGGAAATTCAACAAAGGTTAGGAGTAAGGTTCCCGATTGACTATAAGCGAGTAGCTAAGACTTCACACGGGGAACCTCCGACTCCAAATACCATCGACTTTGGAATGTACAAAGAAAAAGTAGTTGGATGTCTCTTATCTTTCGATAATTCTTCTCCTATTAATTTCTTACATGTATACGGCTCATTAAAAAAACATCTTCCACTAAAAGTGATTCCCTTTGCAAAAGATCCTTTCGGTAATATGTATTGCTTTGATTATCGGGATAGTGAAGAGCCCACCATCGTTTATTGGAATCATGAGTCGGGTTCAATTACGCATGTCTGCGATACTTTTTCAAAGATGGAAAGCATGTTGTATGAGTTGGATTGGGACGATGATGACGATGAATAG
- a CDS encoding DinB family protein produces the protein MSNPITMYDYHVWANQTLFNRLKELPGEVYVQEVQSIFPSISKVMSHIYIVDHGWLSVLSGESMKEAMKYAVQLQEEAECKSIEELEAMYIDLSRQFKAFISKQADLEKIIVLDNPYAGIRNTRLSEIIMHVANHGTYHRGNISAILRQIGHASTMTDYMVFLYQEDSKSAAEENSSAR, from the coding sequence GTGTCCAATCCTATAACCATGTACGACTATCACGTTTGGGCGAACCAAACTCTTTTTAACCGATTAAAAGAGCTTCCTGGTGAGGTATACGTTCAGGAGGTGCAAAGCATCTTTCCTTCCATATCGAAGGTGATGTCTCACATTTACATTGTTGATCACGGCTGGTTAAGCGTTCTTTCCGGTGAAAGCATGAAGGAAGCGATGAAGTACGCTGTCCAATTGCAGGAAGAAGCAGAATGCAAAAGTATCGAGGAATTGGAAGCGATGTATATCGACTTGTCCAGGCAATTTAAAGCGTTTATCAGCAAACAAGCAGATCTGGAGAAAATCATTGTCCTTGATAATCCATATGCGGGAATCCGGAATACCCGTTTGTCGGAAATCATCATGCATGTAGCCAATCATGGAACGTATCACCGTGGCAATATTTCAGCTATCCTGCGTCAAATCGGGCACGCCTCCACCATGACCGATTATATGGTTTTTTTGTATCAAGAGGATTCAAAATCCGCCGCGGAAGAAAACTCCTCAGCTAGATAA